One region of Quercus lobata isolate SW786 chromosome 2, ValleyOak3.0 Primary Assembly, whole genome shotgun sequence genomic DNA includes:
- the LOC115975579 gene encoding membrane-anchored ubiquitin-fold protein 1-like — MAGVQDQLEIKFRLTDGSDIGPKSFPVATSVATLKESILAQWPKEKEHGPRTVKDVKLISAGKILENSRTLGECRSPLCEIPGGVTTMHVVVQAPSLEKDKKAANQTKKNRCLCVIL; from the exons ATGGCTGGGGTACAAGATCAATTAGAGATCAAGTTTAGGTTGACTGATGGATCAGATATTGGCCCGAAAAGCTTTCCTGTTGCGACAAGTGTTGCAACTTTAAAGGAAAGCATTCTTGCCCAATGGCCAAAAG AGAAGGAGCATGGTCCGAGGACAGTGAAAGATGTCAAGTTAATAAGTGCAGGGAAAATATTGGAGAACAGCAGAACACTTGGAGAGTGCCGGAGCCCATTATGTGAGATCCCTGGTGGAGTTACAACCATGCATGTTGTTGTTCAGGCACCTTCTTTGGAGAAAG ATAAGAAAGCggcaaaccaaacaaagaagaaCAGGTGCCTCTGTGTTATATTATGA